A section of the Candidatus Palauibacter australiensis genome encodes:
- a CDS encoding 6-bladed beta-propeller codes for MADERTRRRPPGHLFAIWVMAAVAAASWACGGEGRAANTANGAVVKGGDDRTGPYDPVAGWWKGAPDHDDEWGWGQVAGVAVDHEDRIIVVTRGDWPADRSDPREDRLRRTNYIVVANGNGEIVEQWAQWDSLFTLPHQVYINPYDPDRHVWVVDSGGGAGHMQIVKFTNDGSEIAMRLGERDHPKTREAARARSDWGPYTYGWPSKLAFLPDGSFLLADGYWNSRIIKYSEDGEFIMQWGALGTGPGEFDLLHGLAVDEDRVYVADRQNERLQLFTHDGEFIEEWPNIFDPVNIWLDENGAVWVLDASLNRILRYDRDGVLQDYWGAYGAAGAIGRGTWPGGLSLPHQMDMDEDGNLYIASYSGGWINKFTPKPDADPGRLLGPRLLLTP; via the coding sequence TGGGTCATGGCGGCCGTCGCGGCCGCCTCCTGGGCGTGCGGCGGCGAGGGCCGGGCCGCGAACACGGCGAACGGCGCCGTCGTCAAGGGCGGCGACGACCGCACGGGCCCCTACGATCCCGTGGCCGGCTGGTGGAAAGGCGCGCCCGACCATGACGACGAGTGGGGCTGGGGACAGGTGGCCGGCGTCGCCGTGGACCACGAGGACCGCATCATCGTCGTCACGCGCGGCGACTGGCCCGCCGACCGGTCGGACCCCCGCGAGGATCGGTTGCGCCGCACGAACTACATCGTCGTCGCGAACGGGAACGGCGAGATCGTGGAGCAGTGGGCCCAGTGGGACTCGCTCTTCACCCTCCCGCACCAGGTGTACATCAACCCCTACGACCCCGACCGCCACGTGTGGGTGGTCGACAGCGGCGGCGGGGCAGGGCACATGCAGATCGTCAAGTTCACGAACGACGGCAGCGAGATCGCCATGCGCCTCGGCGAGCGCGACCACCCGAAGACGCGCGAAGCCGCCCGCGCCCGATCCGACTGGGGACCGTACACCTACGGCTGGCCGTCGAAGCTGGCGTTCCTCCCGGACGGGAGCTTCCTGCTCGCCGACGGGTACTGGAACTCACGGATCATCAAGTATTCCGAAGACGGAGAGTTCATCATGCAGTGGGGCGCCCTCGGCACCGGACCCGGAGAATTCGATCTCCTGCACGGCCTCGCGGTGGATGAGGACCGGGTCTACGTCGCGGACCGCCAGAACGAGCGCCTCCAGTTGTTCACGCACGACGGCGAGTTCATCGAGGAGTGGCCGAACATCTTCGATCCCGTGAACATCTGGCTCGACGAGAACGGCGCCGTCTGGGTCCTGGACGCGAGCCTGAACCGCATCCTGAGGTACGACCGGGACGGCGTCCTGCAGGACTACTGGGGCGCCTACGGAGCAGCCGGCGCCATCGGGCGGGGGACCTGGCCCGGCGGGCTCTCGCTCCCGCACCAGATGGACATGGACGAGGACGGTAACCTGTATATCGCGTCCTACAGCGGCGGCTGGATCAACAAGTTCACCCCGAAGCCGGACGCGGACCCGGGCAGACTCCTCGGGCCGCGACTCCTGTTGACCCCGTGA